From Chelatococcus sp. YT9, a single genomic window includes:
- a CDS encoding cell wall hydrolase yields MRLRRRSSLTIGAAWALGTVAPWALACGMLVSFTASAGQNFTAEVAFSPVRSALINDGAVLIQAVQSRQVAPMIALPGMGIEGLQTASLSFEMPLDIRPVRPEIPPKDELKASHDGYPQLDRSAKGDPLVRLRPGLSRTQPALPARPQTPFDVVFSQNERVLPQTIFMPGSTEIPAHEDMLVFEPLSPEDLTLTEQATAPRSPTVTGAGGTRTVVGENGATPAAPRAAVLASTTPAPADATPMEIAAAPVSLPPLGGDGGQNMSTIAKADGSRPNYASLVDSTRGAAEEQCLAEAVYFEARGESDQGQAAVAQVVLNRAKSGLYPSTICGVVYQNRHRYKACQFSFACEGRSLRITEQGPWQRARRVASEVLRGKVYLSEVGGSTHYHADYVRPYWAKRLKKMDVIGRHIFYKLRPGQT; encoded by the coding sequence ATGCGTTTGCGTCGTCGATCCAGCCTCACCATTGGAGCTGCCTGGGCCCTGGGCACCGTTGCTCCCTGGGCGCTTGCTTGCGGCATGCTGGTTTCGTTCACGGCCAGCGCCGGCCAGAACTTCACCGCCGAAGTCGCGTTCTCGCCTGTCCGCTCCGCGCTCATCAATGATGGTGCTGTGCTGATCCAGGCCGTGCAGTCGCGGCAGGTCGCGCCGATGATAGCCCTGCCGGGCATGGGTATTGAAGGCTTGCAGACGGCGAGCCTTTCTTTCGAGATGCCCCTCGATATTCGCCCGGTTCGGCCGGAGATCCCGCCCAAGGATGAGCTGAAGGCTTCCCATGACGGCTATCCGCAGCTCGACCGCAGCGCGAAGGGCGATCCCCTCGTACGCCTGCGCCCAGGGCTGAGCCGCACCCAGCCCGCGCTGCCAGCCCGTCCGCAAACGCCGTTCGACGTTGTCTTCTCGCAAAACGAACGGGTTCTCCCGCAGACGATCTTCATGCCGGGCTCCACCGAGATCCCGGCCCATGAGGATATGCTGGTTTTCGAGCCGTTGTCGCCGGAAGACTTGACGTTGACGGAACAGGCGACGGCGCCCCGTTCTCCCACGGTGACAGGGGCAGGCGGTACGCGCACCGTGGTCGGCGAGAACGGCGCCACGCCTGCCGCACCACGCGCTGCCGTGCTTGCTTCCACGACACCGGCGCCGGCTGATGCGACACCGATGGAAATTGCGGCGGCACCGGTGTCCCTGCCGCCGCTGGGCGGCGACGGCGGGCAGAACATGAGCACCATCGCCAAGGCGGACGGCTCGCGACCGAACTATGCCAGCCTCGTCGACAGCACTCGCGGCGCCGCCGAGGAACAGTGCCTGGCGGAGGCTGTCTATTTCGAGGCGCGGGGCGAATCCGACCAGGGGCAGGCGGCTGTCGCACAGGTCGTTCTCAACCGCGCCAAGAGTGGCCTTTATCCCTCGACCATCTGCGGGGTCGTCTACCAGAACCGCCACCGCTACAAGGCCTGCCAGTTCTCCTTCGCCTGCGAGGGAAGGTCACTTCGCATCACCGAACAGGGTCCCTGGCAACGAGCCCGACGCGTCGCGAGCGAAGTGCTGCGCGGCAAGGTCTACCTCTCAGAGGTTGGCGGCTCGACGCATTATCACGCCGATTACGTGCGCCCCTATTGGGCGAAGCGCCTGAAGAAGATGGACGTCATCGGCCGCCACATCTTCTACAAGCTGAGGCCGGGCCAGACTTAA
- the nadC gene encoding carboxylating nicotinate-nucleotide diphosphorylase encodes MQDLVLNPLTVREAVAAALAEDLGRAGDITTNACIPAGTPAALVIASRATGVISGVDLAAEAFRQIDATVQFTADIRDGGRVEAGTVVARVSGAARSILSAERVALNFMGRMSGIASLTAQYVERVAHTRARIVDTRKTTPLLRAFEKHAVRSGGGMNHRFGLDDAVLIKDNHIAVAGSIAAALRAAKAHAGHMVKIEIEVDTLAQLVEVLDEGADVVLLDNMSPSLLRQAVDMVGGRMLTEASGGINLDTVAAVAEAGVDMISVGALTHSAPVMDLGLDVKVG; translated from the coding sequence ATGCAGGATCTCGTGCTCAACCCCTTGACCGTGCGCGAAGCGGTAGCCGCGGCCCTAGCCGAGGACCTCGGACGGGCTGGCGACATCACCACCAATGCCTGCATTCCCGCGGGGACGCCGGCCGCCCTTGTCATCGCCTCGCGCGCGACCGGTGTGATCTCGGGTGTTGATTTAGCCGCGGAGGCCTTCCGCCAGATCGACGCCACCGTACAGTTCACGGCCGACATTCGCGATGGCGGACGTGTCGAGGCAGGCACCGTCGTGGCCCGTGTGTCGGGCGCCGCGCGCTCGATCTTGTCGGCAGAGCGCGTGGCCCTCAACTTCATGGGCCGGATGTCAGGCATCGCCTCGCTCACGGCGCAGTATGTGGAGCGCGTGGCCCATACCCGCGCGCGCATCGTTGACACGCGGAAAACAACGCCCTTGCTGCGTGCCTTCGAGAAGCACGCCGTGCGCTCAGGCGGCGGCATGAACCATCGCTTTGGCCTCGACGATGCGGTGTTGATCAAGGACAATCACATTGCGGTCGCCGGCTCCATCGCTGCCGCGCTTCGCGCTGCAAAAGCGCATGCGGGCCATATGGTGAAGATCGAGATCGAGGTCGATACGTTGGCGCAGCTGGTTGAGGTGCTCGACGAAGGCGCCGATGTCGTCCTGCTCGACAACATGTCGCCGTCCCTCTTGCGTCAGGCCGTCGATATGGTCGGCGGGCGCATGCTGACGGAGGCCTCAGGCGGCATCAATCTCGACACGGTCGCCGCGGTCGCCGAGGCTGGTGTGGACATGATCTCGGTCGGAGCGCTCACCCATTCCGCGCCCGTGATGGATCTCGGCCTCGACGTGAAGGTGGGATAA
- a CDS encoding L-aspartate oxidase encodes MSQPDIVIIGGGLAGLFTALKLSPLPCLVLSPRSLGEGAASAWAQGGIAAAMAEGDSPESHAADTMVAGAGLVDEAAALSLAQEAPERIFELLDYGVPFDRDLEGRLLQSREAAHSFRRIVRVGGDTAGQAVMQALIAAVRKTPSIKVLEGFIAEDLVVIDGRASGVFARGEGGAADRATFFPTRAAVLATGGAGHLYRVTTNPPESNGIGLAIAARAGAVVADTEFLQFHPTGIDIGRDPAPLASEAIRGDGAVLINNAGERFMLHLHPDAELAPRDVVARGVFAEIAAGRGAFIDAREALGRHFAEHFPTAYAACASVGIDPAVQPIPIAPAAHYHMGGVVTDAQGRTSLPGLWAAGEVASTGVHGANRLASNSLLEAVVFGARVASDLKGLDAPAAPSVVPLRQPRPGMPTTRDREAIARLRAVMQTDVGVVRDETGLKRAIATIMDIDASAESIMLAHMATAAFLVAAPALLRQESRGGHFRADFPQTDPAWARRTMTTLTALETVTATELGLTRQRATGE; translated from the coding sequence ATGTCCCAGCCCGATATCGTCATCATCGGTGGCGGGCTCGCCGGCCTCTTCACGGCCCTTAAGCTCAGCCCTCTGCCCTGCCTGGTGCTCTCGCCGCGCTCCCTCGGTGAGGGAGCGGCGTCGGCCTGGGCGCAGGGTGGCATCGCGGCAGCAATGGCGGAAGGCGATAGTCCGGAGAGCCATGCGGCCGATACCATGGTCGCCGGCGCTGGCCTCGTGGACGAGGCAGCCGCGTTGTCGCTGGCGCAGGAAGCCCCCGAGCGCATCTTTGAACTGCTCGACTATGGCGTACCCTTCGATCGTGACCTGGAGGGCCGCCTTCTGCAATCGCGGGAGGCCGCACATTCCTTTCGTCGCATCGTGCGTGTCGGTGGCGACACCGCGGGTCAGGCCGTGATGCAGGCGTTGATCGCGGCCGTCCGCAAGACGCCTTCGATCAAAGTTCTGGAAGGCTTCATTGCCGAAGACCTGGTCGTGATTGATGGACGCGCCAGCGGGGTCTTCGCCCGCGGGGAAGGCGGCGCGGCGGACAGGGCCACGTTCTTTCCGACACGCGCGGCCGTGCTAGCCACCGGGGGGGCAGGACATCTTTACCGCGTCACGACCAATCCCCCGGAATCGAACGGCATCGGTCTCGCCATAGCCGCGCGCGCCGGAGCAGTGGTCGCGGACACGGAGTTCTTGCAGTTCCATCCGACCGGCATCGACATTGGCCGAGACCCCGCACCGCTCGCGAGCGAGGCGATCCGCGGCGACGGCGCTGTGCTGATCAACAACGCCGGCGAGCGCTTCATGCTGCATCTGCACCCGGATGCGGAACTCGCCCCGCGTGATGTCGTGGCGCGCGGTGTCTTCGCGGAGATCGCCGCCGGTCGAGGCGCCTTCATCGATGCGCGCGAGGCGCTCGGCCGTCATTTCGCGGAGCATTTCCCAACCGCTTACGCGGCCTGCGCCAGCGTCGGAATAGACCCGGCGGTCCAGCCGATCCCGATCGCGCCTGCAGCCCATTACCATATGGGCGGCGTCGTCACCGACGCGCAGGGTCGCACGTCGCTGCCTGGTCTCTGGGCCGCGGGAGAAGTCGCCTCCACCGGCGTCCATGGCGCGAACCGCCTCGCCTCGAACTCACTCCTCGAAGCTGTCGTTTTCGGCGCTCGCGTGGCGAGCGATCTCAAGGGGCTGGATGCGCCGGCCGCGCCGAGCGTCGTACCGCTGCGGCAGCCACGCCCCGGTATGCCGACCACCCGCGACAGGGAAGCCATCGCGCGTCTGCGCGCCGTCATGCAAACCGATGTCGGCGTTGTCCGTGACGAGACCGGGCTGAAGCGCGCGATTGCCACAATCATGGATATCGATGCCAGCGCGGAAAGCATCATGCTGGCGCATATGGCGACAGCCGCATTCCTCGTAGCCGCCCCGGCGCTCCTGCGCCAGGAAAGCCGTGGCGGACATTTCCGCGCCGATTTCCCACAGACGGATCCGGCCTGGGCGCGCCGCACCATGACGACGCTCACGGCGCTCGAGACCGTGACCGCGACGGAACTCGGCCTCACCCGCCAGCGCGCCACAGGAGAATGA
- the nadA gene encoding quinolinate synthase NadA, which produces MTGHVATRINVSSEAKVTSSAKAASEAKVAARRFPPVAVPDLTYTPAVEAATAHLYERVKSVIPPVEWPFFAPYVKAINELKKERNAVILAHNYQTPEIYNCVADVVGDSLQLARLAAKAEADVIVQGGVHFMAETSKLLSPEKTVLIPDAAAGCSLAESITGADVRLLRQRYPGVPVVAYVNTSAEVKAEVDICCTSSNAVQVVESLGVDRVLFVPDQYLAKYVASQTKVEIIAWKGACEVHERFTGAELRAYRDADPSVSIIAHPECPPDVIAEADFAGSTAHMIDWVKTNRPRRVVMVTECSMADNVATETPGVEFVRPCNLCPHMKRITLPKILDSLIHMREEVIIEPELAARARRSVERMVNLKS; this is translated from the coding sequence ATGACCGGCCATGTTGCAACTCGGATCAACGTCTCCTCCGAGGCCAAGGTCACTTCCAGCGCCAAAGCGGCGTCCGAAGCCAAGGTCGCAGCGCGCCGCTTTCCCCCGGTCGCGGTGCCGGATCTGACCTATACGCCCGCGGTCGAGGCTGCGACCGCTCATCTCTACGAGCGCGTCAAATCGGTGATCCCCCCGGTCGAGTGGCCGTTTTTCGCGCCCTACGTGAAGGCCATTAACGAGCTCAAGAAGGAGCGCAACGCGGTCATCCTGGCGCATAACTATCAGACGCCGGAGATCTACAACTGTGTGGCCGACGTGGTGGGTGACTCCCTGCAGCTCGCACGCCTTGCCGCCAAGGCCGAGGCGGATGTGATCGTCCAGGGCGGCGTGCATTTCATGGCCGAGACGTCCAAGCTCCTCAGCCCCGAGAAAACTGTCCTGATCCCGGATGCGGCAGCGGGCTGCTCGCTTGCTGAATCCATCACAGGCGCCGATGTGCGCCTGCTCAGGCAGCGTTATCCCGGCGTGCCGGTCGTCGCCTATGTCAACACCTCGGCAGAGGTGAAGGCGGAGGTCGACATCTGCTGCACATCCTCCAATGCCGTCCAGGTGGTGGAGAGCCTCGGCGTCGACCGCGTGCTCTTTGTGCCAGATCAATATCTCGCAAAATACGTTGCATCCCAGACCAAGGTCGAGATCATCGCCTGGAAAGGCGCCTGCGAGGTGCATGAGCGCTTCACCGGCGCGGAACTGCGCGCCTATCGCGACGCCGACCCCTCCGTCAGCATCATCGCGCATCCGGAATGCCCGCCTGACGTGATCGCCGAGGCGGATTTCGCCGGCTCGACGGCCCATATGATCGACTGGGTGAAGACCAATCGCCCGCGCCGGGTAGTCATGGTCACGGAGTGCTCGATGGCCGACAACGTCGCGACCGAGACGCCAGGCGTCGAATTCGTGCGGCCGTGCAATCTCTGCCCGCATATGAAGCGGATCACCCTGCCGAAGATCCTCGACAGCCTGATCCATATGCGCGAGGAAGTGATCATCGAGCCCGAGCTCGCCGCCCGCGCGCGCCGGTCCGTCGAGCGGATGGTCAACCTCAAAAGCTGA